The genomic interval AATATTCGTTTTTCTCAACTTTAAAATTTAATTTTTTAAGTGAGAAATCTTTAAATTTCTTTGATATATTTTTTAATTCAAGCACTTTTTTCTTTTGATAACAATCTTAAAACAATAAAAACAATTAGAGATACACAAATGAAAATTACCGCAACAGGCTGGGCATATTTTAACCCGAAAGCTCCAAAGCGTTCCCAAATTAGAACAGGGGTTACCATTGGATGATAGGCAACAATTACCACAGCACCGAATTCGCTCATCCCTCTTGCAAACATTAATATTAATCCTGAAACAATATTCCGCCAAGCCAATGGTAGAGAGATTGTAAAAAATACTCTTGTAGGAGATGCACCAAGATTTAAAGCCGCATTTTCAAGTTTATCAGGGACAGAAAGAAAACCGTCTCTTGCGGCATTGAGCAAAAATGGAATACTTACAAAAGCCATTGCCAAAGCTATTCCTACAGGATGACCGACAAAACTAATCCCAAAATTATCAGCAATTTTACCAACTGTAGAATCTCTTGAAATAAATCCTAAAATTGCAATGCCTGCTGCGGAATGTGGAATTACTACAGGTAAATTAATTATTCCGAGAACAAGTTTTTTTAAATAAAAATCTTTTTTAGCAAGCAGGTAAGCAAGTGGAATACTGCCTATTGCAAAAAATAAAGTGGCAAACATAGAAGTTCCAAGAGTAAGCCAAATACTTTTTTGTACTTCATTTTCTTTGGCAGTTTCCAAAATTCCCGAAGGAGAAGATGATAAAAACATACCAAAAAGAGGAGCAATAATAAATAATAAAACCAGCCCTCCTAAAATTGCGAATATTGTATTTCTTAATTGAATTTTTTGCACAGGCAAAAGTAAATATTTCTTTTTGAAGAAATAAGTTTTTTATTATCAGTTCCTTATTACTTGGTTAAATTATTCAATTATTATTAAGTATATTTATTAGCATTGGTATTTCACTAGGGTTATATACTTTTTCAGTAGTGCATGATGAATACAGTAAAGAAAAAAATATTAAAAGCAGGAAAATAAATTTCCTGCTTTGTTGATAAATTGTCTTGTTTATCATGATATATAATTTAGTTTATTGTGATTTCTAATTATCATCAAATATACAAATATTATTCTTAAGAAACCAAATTAGCATTTTAGTAATTATAATAAAATGAGTTATATATTTTTCTTAGCATCTAAAAATAATATTTAGGCTATTCTTTTACATACTTTTTAAACTCCTTCGGCACATTTTGATAAGTGTTTGTTGTAGCTGGAACAACAGAAGGTTGCCCCATTTCTTCCATAATTTTCATTCCTTTTTCTTTTGAAAGTAGGAAATCTAAAAAGGCATTT from Bacteroidota bacterium carries:
- a CDS encoding ABC transporter permease, with the protein product MQKIQLRNTIFAILGGLVLLFIIAPLFGMFLSSSPSGILETAKENEVQKSIWLTLGTSMFATLFFAIGSIPLAYLLAKKDFYLKKLVLGIINLPVVIPHSAAGIAILGFISRDSTVGKIADNFGISFVGHPVGIALAMAFVSIPFLLNAARDGFLSVPDKLENAALNLGASPTRVFFTISLPLAWRNIVSGLILMFARGMSEFGAVVIVAYHPMVTPVLIWERFGAFGLKYAQPVAVIFICVSLIVFIVLRLLSKEKSA